The following coding sequences are from one Arthrobacter sp. PvP023 window:
- a CDS encoding CdaR family transcriptional regulator, with the protein MLETDRPVTAANVFALKYATRLLEVELSHRRSLARLELRLGRDLVDELVSGMDGATARVRTEALGYDISGPQHVIVAEWQPPRTDDTVVVALRRTLLELRSSALVSRRADMAVAVVRGDPLGAEVFSVVARTLRTATGAMGIGGPSLDVAQIPRSFSEALQALHIRAGSIDRYGVTRFDQLGIYRILETAGGEPDLAGYVDEWLGNLQRADASRGSDLVQTLAQYLDHGGNYDSTAESLSIHRSTLRYRLKSIRQISGFDLADPETRLNLHVATRAWRLRPHGAPFHVP; encoded by the coding sequence ATGCTGGAAACCGACAGGCCGGTAACAGCCGCCAACGTCTTCGCTTTGAAGTACGCAACACGGCTCTTGGAGGTCGAGTTGTCGCACCGCCGCAGCCTGGCCCGGCTGGAACTGAGGCTGGGGCGCGACCTGGTGGACGAACTCGTGTCCGGAATGGATGGCGCGACCGCACGCGTTCGTACCGAGGCATTGGGATATGACATTAGTGGTCCGCAGCACGTCATCGTGGCGGAGTGGCAGCCGCCAAGAACCGACGATACTGTCGTGGTCGCACTGCGCAGGACGTTGTTGGAACTTCGTTCATCCGCGCTCGTTTCACGGCGCGCGGACATGGCTGTTGCCGTGGTTCGTGGAGATCCGTTGGGTGCCGAGGTCTTTTCCGTTGTCGCCAGGACCCTACGAACTGCCACCGGGGCCATGGGCATCGGCGGTCCAAGCCTGGATGTCGCCCAGATTCCGCGCTCCTTCTCGGAAGCCCTGCAAGCGCTGCACATTCGGGCCGGTTCAATCGATCGCTACGGTGTCACCCGCTTTGATCAACTGGGGATCTACCGCATTTTGGAGACAGCTGGAGGCGAACCGGATCTGGCAGGCTATGTCGACGAGTGGCTCGGTAACCTTCAACGCGCTGACGCCAGCCGGGGGTCTGACCTGGTGCAAACCCTGGCCCAGTACCTGGACCACGGCGGCAACTATGACAGTACGGCCGAGAGCCTGAGCATCCATCGAAGCACTCTGCGTTACCGCCTGAAGTCGATCCGGCAGATCAGCGGCTTCGATCTTGCCGATCCCGAGACCCGACTAAACCTGCACGTCGCAACGCGTGCATGGCGCCTTCGTCCGCACGGCGCCCCGTTTCACGTCCCATAG
- a CDS encoding nitrilase-related carbon-nitrogen hydrolase, whose translation MVDPFVVVAVSPRTINVKNPGDGVANVKRINEFIDTAVMVGAWEGSPVKLVVLPEMAIQGMMANTPGNRKKEAHFAVTIPGPETDELAKKAVELNTYIAAELYMVKDEDFPDRHFNVAFIIDPQGEIIYKRYKATSDAYEGGMLGNMNPHDVWDEWIEKKGNGNAMDAIFPVAKTEIGNIGYAICHEGVYPEVPRGLAMNGAEIIIRGTLIEPAVQNGMWELQNRAHAMFNSAYVVAPNLGPEVRDDGSMQDLFGGQSMIVGPRGQILTKQQGWTSGDSFVCTTIDIEALRRARVANGLYNQFKDLRTEQYRVIYDNPIYPKNQYLDAPPSEGWLAREDSTRAANIEKLIERGVLTPPSGYRA comes from the coding sequence ATGGTCGATCCATTTGTCGTCGTTGCGGTTTCGCCGCGGACAATCAATGTGAAGAATCCCGGCGACGGCGTCGCCAACGTCAAGCGCATCAACGAATTCATCGACACGGCGGTCATGGTCGGCGCCTGGGAAGGCTCTCCGGTCAAGCTGGTAGTCCTGCCCGAGATGGCGATCCAGGGCATGATGGCCAACACGCCTGGGAACCGTAAGAAGGAGGCCCACTTTGCCGTGACGATCCCTGGTCCGGAGACGGACGAGCTGGCGAAGAAGGCCGTGGAGCTCAATACCTACATCGCTGCCGAGCTGTACATGGTCAAGGACGAGGACTTCCCGGACCGCCACTTCAATGTCGCCTTCATCATCGATCCGCAGGGCGAGATCATCTACAAGCGCTACAAGGCCACCAGTGATGCCTACGAAGGCGGCATGCTCGGCAACATGAACCCGCACGACGTGTGGGACGAGTGGATTGAAAAGAAGGGAAACGGCAACGCAATGGACGCCATCTTCCCTGTGGCTAAGACTGAGATCGGCAACATTGGGTACGCCATCTGCCACGAGGGTGTCTACCCCGAGGTGCCGCGTGGGCTCGCGATGAACGGCGCCGAGATCATTATTCGGGGCACCCTGATCGAGCCGGCCGTCCAAAACGGCATGTGGGAACTGCAGAACCGGGCACACGCCATGTTCAACTCGGCGTACGTCGTCGCTCCGAACCTGGGGCCCGAAGTCCGCGACGACGGGAGCATGCAGGACCTGTTCGGCGGCCAGTCCATGATCGTCGGTCCACGCGGGCAGATCCTCACGAAGCAGCAGGGCTGGACCTCGGGCGACTCGTTCGTCTGCACCACAATCGACATCGAAGCGCTCCGTCGGGCCCGGGTCGCCAACGGCCTGTACAACCAGTTCAAGGACCTGCGCACCGAGCAGTACCGGGTCATCTACGACAACCCGATTTACCCGAAGAACCAGTACCTCGACGCGCCGCCGAGCGAGGGATGGCTCGCCCGGGAAGACTCAACCCGGGCCGCCAATATCGAGAAACTCATCGAGCGCGGCGTGCTCACACCGCCCTCGGGCTACAGGGCATAA
- a CDS encoding LacI family DNA-binding transcriptional regulator codes for MSDVARLAGVSQQTVSRVVRGATNVDPDIRERVEHAIAQLRYRRNPAAAALASNRTMTIGVVSFELSVLGPTVALYGISEEARKHGYATRLVTLASLERRDIRAAFESINSDTVDGVIVLAPLLDAITVLEDLDIGVPVVTFQQGSHPSPTSVSVDEVRGARMVVRHLLDLGHETVWHVQGPPGWMATSARVQGWAAELGASGRFVPTPIATTDWSAAEGYRVGRELAAREDVTAVFAANDPFALGVIKALDEAGRDVPGDVSVVGFDDVKEAPFFRPALTTVRLDFEAIGHIAVGRILAMIKDEAEGDIPLLEPRLVLRDTTAPPPSQR; via the coding sequence ATGTCCGACGTTGCCCGGCTCGCCGGGGTGTCCCAGCAGACGGTGTCGCGGGTTGTCAGGGGAGCGACCAATGTCGATCCGGACATCCGTGAACGCGTCGAACACGCAATCGCCCAACTGCGGTACCGTCGAAATCCCGCGGCCGCGGCTCTCGCCAGCAACCGGACCATGACGATCGGTGTTGTCAGCTTCGAACTGTCTGTCCTGGGACCTACGGTAGCCCTGTACGGTATCTCCGAGGAAGCCCGGAAACATGGCTACGCGACGCGTTTAGTCACTCTGGCCAGTCTCGAACGCCGTGATATCCGGGCTGCCTTCGAATCCATCAATTCGGACACGGTTGACGGCGTGATCGTGCTCGCGCCCCTGCTGGATGCGATCACTGTGCTCGAGGACCTCGACATCGGTGTCCCCGTGGTGACGTTCCAGCAAGGATCGCACCCGAGCCCGACAAGCGTTTCCGTTGACGAAGTACGTGGTGCCCGGATGGTGGTGCGCCACTTGCTGGACCTCGGGCACGAAACAGTGTGGCACGTCCAAGGCCCGCCCGGATGGATGGCAACATCCGCCCGGGTCCAGGGATGGGCAGCGGAACTGGGGGCGTCTGGACGTTTCGTTCCGACGCCGATCGCAACGACCGACTGGTCAGCCGCCGAGGGATATCGCGTCGGCCGTGAGCTCGCCGCAAGGGAGGACGTCACAGCAGTCTTCGCCGCCAATGATCCCTTCGCGCTGGGAGTGATCAAGGCACTGGACGAGGCCGGGCGCGACGTCCCGGGAGATGTCAGCGTCGTGGGATTTGACGACGTCAAAGAAGCGCCCTTCTTTCGTCCGGCACTAACGACCGTAAGGCTTGATTTCGAAGCCATCGGCCACATTGCTGTGGGTCGCATTTTGGCCATGATAAAAGACGAGGCTGAGGGAGATATCCCTCTTTTGGAACCGCGTTTGGTACTCCGCGACACCACAGCGCCACCCCCAAGTCAGCGCTAA
- a CDS encoding gluconate 2-dehydrogenase subunit 3 family protein gives MGQAEWATVPISTRDVDGPVFFTEHEWNTIEAASARIIPADHHPGAREARVVRFIDRMLAGTQFIFPAADGNGFLRMEGLEEAAWQERIKQRREFYREGVVELDRLAKERADAEFIELTEADQDAVLETLSGLAKPNAFSLEHTEVGLGGAPAGNQPVNEDFLEFFPLLVLNTRQGFYGDPVYGGNENRVGWGVIGFDGPPSLASTMDGTYTTRKYMVEGAEWPYDQHPEVLRYRRP, from the coding sequence ATGGGACAGGCGGAATGGGCTACGGTACCCATCTCAACACGGGACGTGGACGGGCCGGTCTTCTTTACCGAGCACGAGTGGAACACGATCGAAGCGGCGTCGGCCCGGATTATCCCCGCCGACCACCACCCGGGTGCGCGCGAGGCCAGGGTGGTCCGCTTCATTGACCGGATGCTCGCCGGAACGCAGTTCATCTTTCCGGCAGCGGACGGCAACGGGTTCCTCCGGATGGAGGGCCTCGAGGAGGCCGCATGGCAGGAGCGAATCAAGCAGCGCCGGGAGTTTTACCGCGAGGGCGTTGTGGAGTTGGACCGGCTGGCGAAAGAGCGTGCAGACGCCGAGTTCATCGAACTGACGGAAGCGGACCAGGACGCGGTGCTCGAGACGCTGTCGGGCTTGGCCAAGCCCAACGCTTTTTCACTGGAGCATACCGAGGTTGGCCTTGGGGGCGCGCCGGCAGGAAACCAACCGGTCAACGAGGACTTTCTGGAGTTCTTCCCGCTTCTGGTGCTTAACACCCGTCAGGGGTTTTACGGCGACCCGGTGTACGGAGGGAACGAGAACCGCGTCGGTTGGGGTGTCATCGGCTTCGATGGACCTCCGTCGCTGGCCTCAACCATGGACGGCACCTACACCACCCGCAAGTACATGGTGGAGGGAGCCGAGTGGCCATACGACCAGCATCCTGAGGTCCTGCGGTACCGGCGCCCGTGA
- a CDS encoding GMC family oxidoreductase: protein MTRKKQPEPVDVVIVGAGAGGATAAKVLSEAGLKVVGLERGPWLKPEHASGDELKFLNRNFIWQDPKIKPRTYRPNDKVEAEITNFSATPQVVGGGTTHWGGMVPRMAESDFKLRSLHGDVPGASLVDWPISYDELEPYYTRVEWEFGTSGLAGANKWEAWRSRGYPTKPSPLSQIGRTFATAMSKLGHGTFPMPQGMVTEPYRGRQPFSENGFWQQYPDPGTGKSSTLISFIPDAVATGRYDLRSDSYVSEILVGKDGRATGVRYQDEDGDEFVQHAKAVIVCGGGIETPRLLLMSKSGLFPDGLGNGSGMVGKNATFHQYSFSVGLFDREVSDPLYGWAGHYMSLCSFDFYETDESRGHILGSLIFPSMIGHPVNWSFPGRPTWGQAAKDADRDFFNHSMKIGVLLHDLPVEDNRVDLDPNVKDAWGLPVARITHTPHSNDFAQERWQVAKNGEILEAAGAKKVIPVNMERITGNTSHELGTARMGNDPATSVVDRWCRSHEVPNLYVFDASFFPTATGINPALTIMANAWRCSDHILQVDRHGWSDN, encoded by the coding sequence ATGACCAGGAAGAAGCAGCCTGAGCCGGTAGATGTCGTCATCGTCGGTGCGGGCGCCGGCGGGGCAACCGCGGCAAAGGTGCTGTCGGAGGCCGGCCTGAAGGTGGTAGGCCTCGAGCGTGGGCCCTGGCTAAAGCCCGAGCACGCCTCGGGGGACGAACTCAAGTTCCTCAACCGGAATTTCATCTGGCAGGACCCGAAGATCAAACCGCGGACCTACCGCCCAAACGACAAGGTAGAGGCGGAAATCACCAACTTTTCCGCCACGCCGCAGGTCGTCGGCGGCGGCACCACCCACTGGGGTGGCATGGTTCCGCGTATGGCGGAGAGCGATTTCAAGCTGCGCAGCCTGCACGGCGATGTTCCGGGCGCAAGCCTGGTTGACTGGCCCATCTCCTATGACGAACTGGAGCCGTACTACACACGCGTTGAGTGGGAGTTCGGCACGTCGGGCCTTGCCGGAGCGAACAAGTGGGAAGCGTGGCGCAGCCGCGGCTACCCCACCAAGCCATCACCGCTGAGCCAGATTGGACGGACCTTCGCCACCGCGATGTCAAAGCTCGGGCATGGCACGTTCCCCATGCCGCAGGGCATGGTCACCGAACCCTATCGGGGACGTCAGCCATTCAGTGAGAACGGCTTCTGGCAGCAGTACCCGGACCCGGGAACAGGCAAGTCATCCACGCTGATCAGCTTCATTCCGGACGCGGTTGCGACCGGGCGCTACGACCTCCGCTCCGATTCCTACGTGAGCGAGATACTCGTAGGCAAGGACGGCCGCGCCACCGGTGTCCGTTACCAGGACGAGGACGGCGACGAGTTCGTCCAGCACGCGAAAGCCGTGATCGTCTGTGGCGGCGGCATCGAAACCCCACGCCTGCTGCTCATGTCGAAGTCAGGGCTCTTCCCGGACGGACTCGGCAACGGCAGCGGCATGGTCGGTAAGAACGCCACCTTCCATCAGTACTCATTCTCGGTCGGCTTGTTCGACCGCGAGGTCAGCGACCCGCTTTACGGGTGGGCGGGCCACTACATGAGCCTGTGTTCGTTCGACTTCTACGAGACGGACGAGAGCCGGGGCCACATCCTGGGATCACTGATTTTCCCGTCAATGATCGGCCACCCGGTGAACTGGAGCTTCCCCGGCCGGCCTACGTGGGGCCAGGCGGCCAAGGACGCCGACCGCGATTTTTTCAACCACAGCATGAAAATCGGTGTCCTCCTGCACGACCTGCCGGTGGAGGACAACCGTGTCGACCTTGACCCGAACGTCAAAGACGCATGGGGTCTTCCGGTGGCCCGTATTACCCACACGCCCCACTCCAACGACTTTGCCCAGGAACGCTGGCAGGTTGCCAAGAACGGGGAAATCCTCGAGGCTGCCGGGGCGAAGAAGGTCATTCCGGTCAATATGGAACGGATCACGGGCAACACCTCGCATGAACTGGGCACCGCCCGGATGGGCAATGATCCGGCGACGTCCGTCGTGGACCGCTGGTGCCGCTCGCATGAAGTACCAAACCTCTACGTTTTCGACGCGAGTTTCTTCCCGACGGCGACCGGCATCAACCCGGCCCTGACGATCATGGCCAACGCCTGGAGGTGCTCTGACCATATCCTCCAGGTGGACCGCCACGGCTGGTCCGACAACTGA
- a CDS encoding aldo/keto reductase codes for MSIRPFGRTSLTVSDICVGTSALGSFPAQYGYEVDEDTAVATIQRVFDGPFTFIDTSNEYGGGASEERIGRAIAERGGIPEGYVVATKVDPLPGSADFSGDRVRRSIEESLERLGLDRLQLVYLHDPEKISFEEGVAKGGPLEALIDLRDQGVIQYLGVAGGPIDLELQYLATDAFDAVISHNRYTLVEQTAEPLLEDAARRGVAFVNAAPFGGGMLVKGPRAVPRYCYAPVDQATIDRVLRMEELCGQHGVPLAAAALQFSVRDERVASTIVGMSQPGRVEETLGLLNHDIPQELWDQLLPLAREGRNGIEAVTV; via the coding sequence ATGTCCATTCGCCCCTTTGGCCGCACCAGCCTGACCGTCTCCGATATATGTGTCGGTACCAGTGCGCTCGGCAGCTTTCCCGCCCAATACGGTTACGAGGTCGATGAAGACACCGCCGTCGCTACTATTCAGCGTGTCTTCGACGGGCCCTTTACCTTCATTGATACGTCGAATGAGTACGGCGGGGGTGCAAGTGAAGAGCGGATTGGCCGGGCCATCGCCGAGCGCGGCGGCATCCCCGAGGGTTACGTCGTCGCCACGAAAGTCGACCCGCTTCCCGGCAGCGCCGACTTCTCCGGGGACCGTGTCCGCCGTTCAATCGAGGAGAGCCTCGAGCGCCTCGGCCTCGATAGACTCCAGCTCGTCTACCTGCACGACCCCGAGAAGATCTCCTTCGAGGAGGGGGTGGCCAAGGGCGGACCGCTGGAAGCCCTCATCGATCTCCGGGACCAGGGTGTTATCCAGTACCTGGGCGTAGCCGGGGGCCCGATCGACCTGGAGCTGCAGTACCTGGCCACGGACGCATTCGACGCCGTCATCAGTCACAACCGCTACACCCTCGTTGAACAGACCGCCGAGCCGCTCCTGGAAGACGCGGCCCGCCGCGGAGTCGCCTTCGTCAACGCCGCCCCGTTCGGCGGCGGGATGCTCGTCAAGGGACCGAGGGCCGTCCCGCGGTACTGCTACGCGCCCGTGGACCAGGCGACGATCGACAGGGTCCTGCGCATGGAAGAACTGTGCGGGCAGCACGGCGTCCCGCTGGCAGCAGCTGCCCTGCAATTCTCGGTCCGTGATGAGCGCGTGGCGTCGACCATCGTCGGAATGTCCCAGCCGGGCCGGGTCGAGGAGACCCTCGGCCTGCTCAACCACGACATCCCCCAGGAACTCTGGGACCAGCTCCTGCCCCTTGCACGCGAGGGACGCAACGGCATCGAAGCCGTGACGGTCTAA
- a CDS encoding ABC transporter permease: protein MSRTLSSLPPKSGAPSPSPSASISSRLRGSALRALPKSYLILVLLAIIAVGYYVSDDFLTFRNAENVITAASIVVVLAIGQYFVILTGGIDLSVGSILAMSTVITALTLQAGMPAGASVVFVLACCAAAGLINGILVVWLNIPPFIATLAMMSAVKGFSYIIQSTSLIEIRDQWIIETFSRGSFLGIRHPVLIFIIVAVAAALVAKYTTFGRSLYAIGGNPEASRLSGLPVARNLIITYTISGVLAGLAGLIAASQLRQGSSLIGVGYELDAIAAVVVGGASLMGGKGDPLNAVIGVFILTTIINIMNLVGISSEPQLVIKGAVIILAVFLSSAGGVQRISGFFSKHFPRTRAV, encoded by the coding sequence ATGTCCCGGACCTTGTCGTCCCTGCCGCCAAAGAGCGGCGCGCCCTCCCCATCGCCCTCAGCAAGTATCAGCTCCCGACTGCGGGGCAGCGCCCTCCGCGCCCTGCCAAAGAGCTACCTTATCCTCGTGCTTCTCGCGATCATCGCGGTGGGCTACTACGTCTCCGACGACTTCTTGACGTTCCGCAATGCCGAGAACGTGATCACGGCCGCCTCGATCGTCGTCGTGCTGGCGATCGGCCAATATTTTGTCATCCTGACGGGCGGAATTGACCTCTCCGTAGGCTCGATCCTCGCCATGTCCACGGTAATCACGGCACTGACCTTGCAGGCCGGGATGCCCGCCGGCGCGTCCGTTGTGTTCGTGCTTGCCTGCTGCGCTGCAGCCGGACTGATCAACGGCATCCTCGTCGTTTGGTTGAACATCCCCCCGTTCATCGCCACGCTCGCCATGATGAGCGCCGTCAAGGGCTTCAGCTACATCATCCAGTCAACAAGCCTGATCGAGATCCGCGACCAGTGGATCATTGAGACCTTCTCCCGCGGCAGCTTCCTCGGGATCCGCCACCCCGTCCTGATCTTCATTATCGTGGCCGTGGCCGCGGCGCTCGTGGCCAAATACACTACGTTCGGCCGCTCGCTCTACGCTATTGGCGGCAACCCTGAAGCCTCGCGGCTTTCGGGCCTGCCGGTCGCACGGAACCTGATCATCACCTACACCATCTCCGGGGTGCTCGCCGGCCTGGCAGGCCTCATCGCCGCCTCCCAGCTGAGGCAGGGAAGCTCGCTCATCGGTGTAGGTTACGAGCTCGACGCCATCGCAGCCGTCGTCGTGGGCGGCGCCTCCCTCATGGGCGGAAAGGGTGATCCCCTGAACGCGGTGATCGGGGTGTTCATCCTGACCACCATCATCAACATCATGAACCTCGTCGGGATCTCCTCCGAGCCGCAGCTGGTCATCAAGGGCGCAGTCATCATCCTCGCCGTCTTCCTCTCCAGCGCAGGCGGCGTCCAGAGGATCTCCGGATTCTTCTCGAAACATTTCCCGCGCACCCGCGCCGTCTGA
- a CDS encoding sugar ABC transporter ATP-binding protein: MMLAHNPVSPSTAAAETARDTHDGASELRLDGVTKSYPGVQALKGVSFSVARGSIHALAGQNGAGKSTLVKILSGAESPDSGSIRLGGEFQRFRDPMDAQRAGIHTIYQELSLVPSLSVAENIFLGQLPRRAGASVDWQRMQAEARTALDRVGFHLDVRRPVGSYSTAEQQAVELAKALHKDARVLLLDEPTSTLPLPDVERLFTVLRSLSEQGVTLLYISHRMDELFSLCDAVTVLRDGVNAADLITASSKPADVVTAMVGKSLEGSIADAALRGERSPSLGAGPRENVILSARDLSEQGHVDRVSFELREGEVLGISGLIGSGQSELAGLIAGARRRTSGEIRVDGKAVDFRAPRDAIRRGIGLLPQDRKAAGFIPDMGVAGNITLASLPQFSRLSVIQSRRERSVAGEMVARLGMKVSGVHQPLKTLSGGTQQKAILARWLVRQSRILVCDEPTRGVDVGAKEDMYELIREFAQAGGTVVVASSEITEAMMCDRVLVMARGKVVAELDHDDIDPSGNAILERFA, encoded by the coding sequence ATGATGCTCGCCCATAACCCGGTCTCGCCTTCCACCGCAGCGGCGGAGACGGCACGAGACACCCACGACGGCGCTTCGGAGCTGCGGCTCGATGGCGTCACCAAGTCCTATCCTGGCGTCCAGGCGCTGAAGGGAGTCAGCTTCAGCGTCGCCCGTGGATCCATTCATGCACTTGCCGGGCAGAACGGCGCAGGCAAGTCGACACTCGTCAAGATTCTCTCCGGAGCGGAGTCCCCGGACAGCGGAAGCATACGCCTTGGCGGCGAGTTTCAGCGCTTCCGTGATCCGATGGACGCCCAGCGCGCCGGGATCCACACCATTTACCAGGAACTCTCGCTCGTGCCGTCCCTTTCGGTGGCGGAGAATATCTTCCTTGGCCAGCTGCCTCGACGGGCGGGGGCCTCCGTCGACTGGCAGCGCATGCAGGCCGAAGCCCGGACCGCGCTGGACCGCGTAGGTTTCCATCTCGATGTCCGCCGCCCCGTGGGAAGTTACTCCACAGCGGAACAACAGGCCGTGGAGTTGGCCAAGGCCCTGCACAAGGACGCCCGGGTCCTGCTCCTGGATGAACCCACCTCCACCTTGCCCTTGCCCGATGTCGAGCGGCTGTTCACCGTCCTCCGCTCCCTTTCGGAACAAGGCGTGACGCTGCTATACATTTCGCACCGCATGGATGAGCTGTTTTCGCTCTGTGACGCCGTCACCGTGCTGCGCGATGGCGTGAACGCCGCCGACCTGATAACGGCAAGTTCCAAGCCCGCCGACGTCGTCACGGCAATGGTCGGCAAGAGCCTTGAAGGCTCCATTGCCGATGCGGCCCTCCGCGGGGAACGCTCGCCCAGCCTGGGGGCCGGTCCCCGGGAGAATGTCATTCTCTCTGCCCGCGACCTCTCCGAGCAGGGGCATGTGGACAGGGTGTCGTTCGAGCTGCGTGAAGGCGAAGTGCTCGGCATCTCCGGGCTCATCGGCAGCGGCCAGTCAGAACTGGCCGGCCTCATCGCCGGTGCGAGAAGGCGGACCTCCGGCGAGATCCGCGTCGATGGGAAAGCGGTGGACTTCCGTGCCCCCCGCGACGCGATCCGCCGGGGGATCGGACTGCTGCCGCAGGACCGCAAGGCAGCGGGCTTCATCCCGGACATGGGTGTTGCAGGCAACATCACGCTCGCCAGCCTGCCGCAATTCAGCAGGCTGAGCGTGATCCAGTCCCGGCGGGAGCGCAGTGTGGCCGGGGAGATGGTGGCCCGGCTCGGCATGAAGGTGTCCGGGGTGCACCAACCGCTCAAAACGCTGAGCGGGGGAACGCAGCAGAAGGCCATCCTGGCCCGCTGGCTTGTCCGCCAGTCGCGCATCCTCGTGTGCGACGAACCAACCCGCGGCGTGGACGTCGGGGCGAAGGAGGACATGTACGAGCTCATCCGCGAGTTCGCCCAGGCGGGAGGAACCGTCGTGGTGGCGAGCTCGGAGATTACGGAGGCGATGATGTGCGATCGCGTCCTCGTGATGGCGCGCGGCAAAGTCGTCGCCGAACTCGATCACGACGACATCGACCCCTCCGGCAACGCCATTCTCGAGCGCTTCGCCTGA
- a CDS encoding substrate-binding domain-containing protein: MQRTKTGTRRSSRLAAAALCASILTVATLGLAGCKSGAAAAADEEAKATGKGLVIGWSQRGISGSDWWKTLVEGGQAEASKVGARLELLDANGDTVRQNADVQTLITKGVDVVVMNPNDPIGVGPSVQALKDAGIPVVTVNSSLDKSLVPDMFCYVAEDQEHTGSLAGEVAAQKALEKYGDNGQIKLVGIGGFPGDVLSDLRFNGFMAGWNRVMEKHPGVTTVKLETKYGEWKPDKALAPIRDVATANPDLKVIYSMSDVMHGGIVQGLQQAGLWGDGIIMASYDGGMGAIKEMVDDPKGPLQADASNQPWDQGVAAVRMALAAFNGDQSQCPDKTNYIDTTVITPVEAPEYYVPSDTYVRAKN, translated from the coding sequence ATGCAAAGAACCAAAACTGGAACCCGTCGGAGCAGTAGGCTGGCCGCGGCGGCCCTTTGCGCTTCAATCCTGACTGTCGCAACGCTCGGACTCGCTGGCTGCAAGAGTGGGGCGGCTGCCGCCGCCGATGAGGAGGCGAAGGCAACAGGCAAGGGACTGGTCATCGGCTGGAGCCAGCGAGGCATCAGCGGCAGTGACTGGTGGAAGACCCTTGTCGAGGGCGGTCAGGCCGAGGCAAGCAAGGTCGGGGCGCGACTCGAGTTGCTTGATGCTAATGGTGACACCGTCCGGCAGAACGCTGACGTGCAGACCCTCATCACCAAGGGCGTGGACGTCGTCGTCATGAACCCGAACGACCCGATCGGCGTCGGCCCCTCAGTTCAAGCGCTTAAGGATGCAGGCATACCTGTCGTCACCGTCAACTCAAGTCTGGATAAGTCGCTGGTCCCAGACATGTTCTGCTACGTTGCGGAGGACCAGGAACATACCGGTTCACTCGCCGGGGAAGTCGCTGCCCAGAAGGCGCTCGAGAAGTACGGTGACAACGGCCAGATCAAGCTTGTCGGTATCGGAGGCTTCCCGGGTGACGTGCTGAGCGACCTGCGGTTTAACGGCTTTATGGCTGGCTGGAACCGCGTGATGGAAAAGCACCCGGGCGTCACCACGGTGAAGCTCGAAACGAAGTACGGGGAGTGGAAGCCGGACAAGGCGCTCGCCCCGATACGGGACGTTGCCACCGCCAACCCGGACCTCAAGGTCATTTACAGCATGAGCGACGTCATGCACGGCGGCATTGTCCAGGGGCTTCAGCAGGCCGGGCTCTGGGGCGACGGGATCATCATGGCCAGCTACGACGGCGGCATGGGAGCCATTAAGGAAATGGTGGACGACCCCAAGGGTCCGTTGCAGGCCGACGCGTCCAACCAGCCGTGGGACCAGGGAGTTGCCGCCGTACGGATGGCACTTGCCGCCTTCAATGGCGACCAGTCCCAGTGCCCGGACAAGACGAACTACATCGACACGACGGTGATCACGCCCGTCGAGGCGCCAGAGTACTACGTCCCCTCGGACACCTACGTCCGCGCAAAAAACTGA